In Carassius gibelio isolate Cgi1373 ecotype wild population from Czech Republic chromosome A10, carGib1.2-hapl.c, whole genome shotgun sequence, the DNA window GGAGGTTCTGACTTTCTCCATCTTATGCACAGTCTGGTCGCCTCCTCGTTTACTGTGATGAATCTCCTGTATTCGCCGCTTGCCTCCGCTCCCCTGTCCAGCTGCTGGAATTGTCTCCTCACTTCCTCTGTGTTTCTGGTTAGAAGGCCAGGGTCACTTGAGAAAGCTTTCCAGTTATACTGTATTTTGGGACTTGGTTTGGGAACCCTGAGGCTCAGGCGAACTCTCATTGAGACCACGCGATGGTCTGAGCCCACAGAACTAAAAGTGCTGTATGGCTCAGCATTCATAATGGAGTTCCTCCACTTCTTCCTCACTAGGATGTAATCTAGCTGCCGTAGCGTTCCTTAGGCTCGGTCCCGGAAGGTCCACCTCTATCCTGTTCTCTTCCGGAAGATGGTATTTGCCGCCATTAACTTGTGCTCCGTGAGGAAGGCAGTGAGGTAGGTGCCATTGTGGTTGGTAGAGTCATGGTAGGGGAAGGGTACATCCTCTGGTCCAAGCCTCGCATTGAAGTCCCCAAGAATTGCCAGGAAGTTGTGCGTTGGGACGCCGCGGACCGCTCTTACAAGGTCCTCAAAGAACTTCTCCACCTCGTCAGATGGCGCCACGTTGGTGGTTGAGTACACGACTATGACTGTTGTTACTGGGTTACCCGAGAACTCTGCACACATGATCCTGTCGGTGTGGTGGTAAACCCGACGTAGAGCCTTACGTGCCCGTGGGCCCAGCATTAACCCTACACCGCCTGTTGCGGCTTGGGCATCGTACCTCCATGCTGATGTGGAAATAAACGTGCATCTCTCCACTATGTGGTACAGTATTAGGTCATCAGTGTGCACTCTCCTATGTTCTTGGACCCCCAGGATCTCCACTCCCCGTTCCTCTGCACAATGTGCAAGTTCTATCAACCTCGCTTCTTCTCTCGCTGTGCATGCGTTGAAGGTTCCCATAACAACTGGTTTCCGACAGCGCAATGATTGCATTGGACGGGGTGATGTAGTCGGACAGGACCCTCCCCGGGACAATCCCAGAGTTTAAGGTCCTGTTGTCATGGTATCCTCCAGGAGGAGGACCAGCACAACCGTCAGCCGCGATGTTCCTATGGACTCCTGCCGCTGGAAGTATATGGTTGGCTTTACTATGCTGATAGTGGACTGTGGGGCGCAACTCCTCACAGTCCCGATTTTATTTCAGAGTGACCTTCTCTTAGACAGGTTGCCATCCAAGGCTATGAGCCCCATCTGCCCATGCTATTTGACCCCTAGCTGGGGGCAGTGGTTGGCAGACACCAGGGCGTATCCTCACGCCGGTGGGCCTGCACGTCGTGCCTCTGGGGCCCACTGCTGCTCCGAGATCCCCTGCAGATTAGCCTGGGGCCTCGCGGGGCCTGGCATCCGTGTGTGGCCACGTGGAGGCACTACAGGAGTCTTGGTGGTAGAAAGGCTGTGTACCCGCACTCGGCTCCTCTTATTCACCTCCACTAGGGGGGCTAGCCGGTGGCAGTAGTTGAAAGCAGAGAGTAGCAGGCAGGAGCAACTTGCAGCACACAACATGCACTGACTACAAGTACTTCTACACACTACTGCACGTGACGCATCACACACACCCtgtgcaagcacacacacacaagggttGGTGTCTGAAGGAGAGAGGGATGGTTGGTGGAGCTCGGGGTGGTGACTGTATAGGTCTGACGTCAACTTTTTACAGAAACCACGCATCATGAAAAATCACAGCTATTTTATGCAGGTTGTGTGCATTTTACTGTGGACTGATGGTTTTGAAACTTATATTGTAGTTAAATAGCCCCTAGTCCTCAGTTATAGTGAAAAGAGCCAGGTAATTTCAGTTTTGACATATGGGCCCTTTAAGTGAGCATCATCCTGACATGATACAGAAAGTTCAAGTGAACAT includes these proteins:
- the LOC128020673 gene encoding LOW QUALITY PROTEIN: craniofacial development protein 2-like (The sequence of the model RefSeq protein was modified relative to this genomic sequence to represent the inferred CDS: substituted 2 bases at 2 genomic stop codons); amino-acid sequence: MQSLRCRKPVVMGTFNACTAREEARLIELAHCAEERGVEILGVQEHRRVHTDDLILYHIVERCTFISTSAWRYDAQAATGGVGLMLGPRARKALRRVYHHTDRIMCAEFSGNPVTTVIVVYSTTNVAPSDEVEKFFEDLVRAVRGVPTHNFLAILGDFNARLGPEDVPFPYHDSTNHNGTYLTAFLTEHKLMAANTIFRKRTGXRWTFRDRAXGTLRQLDYILVRKKWRNSIMNAEPYSTFSSVGSDHRVVSMRVRLSLRVPKPSPKIQYNWKAFSSDPGLLTRNTEEVRRQFQQLDRGAEASGEYRRFITVNEEATRLCIRWRKSEPPCDQNIQRS